One genomic region from Anopheles bellator chromosome 2, idAnoBellAS_SP24_06.2, whole genome shotgun sequence encodes:
- the LOC131209973 gene encoding probable rRNA-processing protein EBP2 homolog — translation MMLAGEPAVASDESDVEMGTTVAEEFEDDGGSSFSDSDSDDALREAFRNNQLKPGLNVIEKKAPTPVNDTLKLKAALEVCVLKAAWLERMDLVNDLAPLTPELAIQIEKHQQKRENQFKGNRKIPYIAPETDPVLNDFKREILFHRQAQAATIEGIKRLHDLGVATKRPDDYFAEMAKSDEHMQRIRKMLLDKQEGIAKSERARQLREHRRIGKLIQRQATEKRDEERRKTLSDIKKFRKGKLSNLDFLDDDDGPRGEFRKTPGKKGAGKKKAVSAKRKARDAKFGFGGRKKGSKRNTKESSMNDGGRRGQKRAGGGGGAGAGAGAGGKANKRPGKNRRAQSKNRKK, via the exons ATGATGTTAGCAGGAGAACCTGCCGTC GCGTCGGATGAGTCCGACGTGGAAATGGGAACCACGGTCGCCGAAGAGTTCGAGGACGATGGGGGGTCGAGTTtctcggattcggattcggatgaCGCA CTACGGGAAGCATTCCGGAACAACCAGCTGAAGCCCGGGTTGAATGTAATCGAAAAGAAGGCGCCCACACCCGTAAACGACACGCTAAAACTGAAGGCCGCACTCGAGGTGTGTGTGTTGAAAGCGGCGTGGTTGGAACGCATGGATCTGGTGAACGATCTGGCCCCGTTAACGCCCGAGCTGGCCATTCAGATTGAGAAGCATCAGCAGAAGCGCGAAAATCAGTTCAAAGGCAACCGAAAGATCCCTTACATCGctcccgaaaccgatccggTGTTGAACGATTTTAAGCGCGAGATTCTGTTCCACCGCCAAGCGCAAGCCGCCACAATCGAGGGCATCAAGCGGCTGCACGATCTGGGTGTGGCAACGAAGCGACCGGACGATTACTTTGCCGAGATGGCCAAATCGGACGAGCACATGCAGCGTATCCGCAAGATGCTGCTCGACAAACAGGAAGGTATTGCGAAGTCGGAACGTGCCCGTCAACTGCGCGAGCATCGGCGCATTGGCAAACTGATCCAGCGGCAGGCCACCGAGAAACGCGACGAGGAGAGACGGAAAACGCTGAGCGACATTAAAAAGTTCCGCAAGGGTAAGCTCTCCAACCTTGACTTtctggacgatgacgatgggcCACGGGGTGAGTTCCGGAAGACGCCTGGCAAGAAGGGAGCGGGCAAGAAGAAGGCGGTCAGCGCGAAGCGTAAGGCACGCGATGCGAAGTTTGGCTTCGGCGGACGTAAGAAGGGTTCGAAACGCAACACGAAAGAATCCTCGATGAACGATGGAGGTCGACGCGGTCAGAAAcgagccggtggtggtggtggtgccggtgccggagccggagccggaggtaaagcaaacaaacggcctGGAAAGAACCGGCGAGCGCAATCGAAGAATCGTAAGAAGTAA
- the LOC131211126 gene encoding eukaryotic translation initiation factor 4E type 2 isoform X2 encodes MSNKYDPRPYASDSDDSGDEGSDFDVDKLEPLEVGPGEHKLQHTYCLWFGKKGSHRAAEYIKSLHFVGRCASVEQWWSLYCHLIKPTVLRPFRRLHLFKSGIKPMWEDAGNVRGGKWVIRLKKSKIDRAWENVCMAMLGEQFLVGSEICGVVLCTQFPEDVLSVWNRTATDTVSTNRIRDTLRRILNLPQSQHIEYKPHCDSLKFL; translated from the exons ATGTCCAATAAATACGATCC CAGACCATACGCCAGCGACAGCGATGATAGCGGCGATGAGGGATCCGATTTCGACGTGGACAAACTGGAACCGCTGGAAGTTGGTCCCGGCGAGCACAAGCTACAGCACACCTACTGCCTATGGTTTGGCAAAAAGGGTTCTCACCGTGCGGCG GAATACATAAAATCGCTACATTTTGTGGGACGATGTGCCAGCGTTGAACAGTGGTGGTCGCTATACTGTCACTTAATAAAACCGACCGTGTTGAGGCCCTTCAGAAGATTGCATCTGTTCAAG AGCGGAATCAAACCAATGTGGGAAGACGCTGGCAACGTGCGCGGAGGTAAATGGGTGATCCGCCTGAAGAAATCGAAGATCGATCGGGCATGGGAAAACGTGTGCATGGCGATGCTGGGGGAGCAGTTTCTGGTGGGTTCGGAAATCTGCGGCGTCGTGCTGTGCACCCAGTTCCCCGAGGACGTCCTGTCTGTGTGGAACCGAACGGCCACGGATACGGTCAGCACTAACCGTATCCGGGACACGTTGCGGCGCATACTGAACCTACCTCAATCACAGCACATCGAGTATAAACCGCACTGTGACAGCCTGAAATTTCTCTGA
- the LOC131211126 gene encoding eukaryotic translation initiation factor 4E type 2 isoform X3, translating to MSHKTEAVRDSDDSGDEGSDFDVDKLEPLEVGPGEHKLQHTYCLWFGKKGSHRAAEYIKSLHFVGRCASVEQWWSLYCHLIKPTVLRPFRRLHLFKSGIKPMWEDAGNVRGGKWVIRLKKSKIDRAWENVCMAMLGEQFLVGSEICGVVLCTQFPEDVLSVWNRTATDTVSTNRIRDTLRRILNLPQSQHIEYKPHCDSLKFL from the exons ATGAGCCACAAAACCGAAGCGGTCCG CGACAGCGATGATAGCGGCGATGAGGGATCCGATTTCGACGTGGACAAACTGGAACCGCTGGAAGTTGGTCCCGGCGAGCACAAGCTACAGCACACCTACTGCCTATGGTTTGGCAAAAAGGGTTCTCACCGTGCGGCG GAATACATAAAATCGCTACATTTTGTGGGACGATGTGCCAGCGTTGAACAGTGGTGGTCGCTATACTGTCACTTAATAAAACCGACCGTGTTGAGGCCCTTCAGAAGATTGCATCTGTTCAAG AGCGGAATCAAACCAATGTGGGAAGACGCTGGCAACGTGCGCGGAGGTAAATGGGTGATCCGCCTGAAGAAATCGAAGATCGATCGGGCATGGGAAAACGTGTGCATGGCGATGCTGGGGGAGCAGTTTCTGGTGGGTTCGGAAATCTGCGGCGTCGTGCTGTGCACCCAGTTCCCCGAGGACGTCCTGTCTGTGTGGAACCGAACGGCCACGGATACGGTCAGCACTAACCGTATCCGGGACACGTTGCGGCGCATACTGAACCTACCTCAATCACAGCACATCGAGTATAAACCGCACTGTGACAGCCTGAAATTTCTCTGA
- the LOC131211126 gene encoding eukaryotic translation initiation factor 4E type 2 isoform X1 has product MSNKYDPSRPYASDSDDSGDEGSDFDVDKLEPLEVGPGEHKLQHTYCLWFGKKGSHRAAEYIKSLHFVGRCASVEQWWSLYCHLIKPTVLRPFRRLHLFKSGIKPMWEDAGNVRGGKWVIRLKKSKIDRAWENVCMAMLGEQFLVGSEICGVVLCTQFPEDVLSVWNRTATDTVSTNRIRDTLRRILNLPQSQHIEYKPHCDSLKFL; this is encoded by the exons ATGTCCAATAAATACGATCC GAGCAGACCATACGCCAGCGACAGCGATGATAGCGGCGATGAGGGATCCGATTTCGACGTGGACAAACTGGAACCGCTGGAAGTTGGTCCCGGCGAGCACAAGCTACAGCACACCTACTGCCTATGGTTTGGCAAAAAGGGTTCTCACCGTGCGGCG GAATACATAAAATCGCTACATTTTGTGGGACGATGTGCCAGCGTTGAACAGTGGTGGTCGCTATACTGTCACTTAATAAAACCGACCGTGTTGAGGCCCTTCAGAAGATTGCATCTGTTCAAG AGCGGAATCAAACCAATGTGGGAAGACGCTGGCAACGTGCGCGGAGGTAAATGGGTGATCCGCCTGAAGAAATCGAAGATCGATCGGGCATGGGAAAACGTGTGCATGGCGATGCTGGGGGAGCAGTTTCTGGTGGGTTCGGAAATCTGCGGCGTCGTGCTGTGCACCCAGTTCCCCGAGGACGTCCTGTCTGTGTGGAACCGAACGGCCACGGATACGGTCAGCACTAACCGTATCCGGGACACGTTGCGGCGCATACTGAACCTACCTCAATCACAGCACATCGAGTATAAACCGCACTGTGACAGCCTGAAATTTCTCTGA
- the LOC131211108 gene encoding structural maintenance of chromosomes protein 1A, producing MSAFLKYIEVENFKSYRGRNVIGPLKQFSAVIGPNGSGKSNFMDAISFVMGEKTNSLRVRKLPELIHGASIGRPISNRASVTAKFIITNNNLEQEEKNFQRSVISSSSEYRINDSVVPPAVYLQELEKIGINVKAKNFLVFQGAVESIAMKNAKERTALFEEISGSGLMKDDYNRLKHEMQSAEEETQFTYQKKKGIAAERKEAKLEKQEADRYARLKQEYAEKQVNYQLFRLYYNEKESRRLTEDLVSKQQELGIIEKRKEEADEILKEKKKEVGKMTREMAKKEQEIRDVESEMSKKHPMFIKAKEKVAHTQKKLDGAMKTLEQARRADEAHQSDIKKLEDELHEIEAKMAAFENEMAGESKKRGTNVHLEQNLIQEYDRLKQKADAMAGKYLINLDSVNREQKSDQDLLDSEINKKAQIEENYKRNESEKNEVLKRQEKLIDHIKSSKLALEEQNRLKAELSQDVGSSKERILELQSELENVREQLGDAKIDKHEDARRKKKQEVVELFNQEVPGVYDRMINMCQPTHKRYNVAVTKVLGKYMEAIIVDTEKTARRCIQILKEKMLDVETFLPLDYLQKKPLKERLRNIEEPRNVKLIYDVLKFNPPEIEPAVLFATNNALVCETPDDAMKVAYEIDRSRYDALALDGTFYQKSGIISGGSHDLARKAKRWDEKHMEQLKLQKEKITEELKEVMKKTRRQGELTTVESQIRGLENRLKYGQNDLETSKKSLKEYDKKLENFTRELDQIGPKISEIERRMQQRDDKIQDIKESMNNVEDDVYAEFCARIGVANIRQFEERELVLQQERAKKRAEYEQQIDRINNNLEFERSKDTSKNVQRWERAVQDDEDSLETFKQAEARQRQEIEKDKTRIEQMKQEKAAHKVAVDRTEEDMAKARRDVQTLAKELAAIHQGITNIESKIETMKNKRHNILMQAKMDAIEIPLTRGSMDDIGQQQQSQQQGQGTENPSSSDTSTVGGGSQAYERESRIEIDYQLLPNNVKNLADADQIKKFGDSLSNELKAKLDTLEKIQTPNMKALQKLDRVTEKIQSTNEEFEAARKKAKKAKAAFEKVKNDRCTLFTNCCNHISDAIDSIYKQLARNDSAQAYLGPDNPEEPYLDGINYNCVAPGKRFQPMSNLSGGEKTIAALALLFAIHSFQPAPFFVLDEIDAALDNTNIGKVASYIREKTSNLQTIVISLKEEFYSHADVLIGICPQPADCLVSQTLIFDLEQFEGRGQ from the exons ATGTCGGCGTTTTTGAAGTACATCGAGGTGGAAAACTTCAAGTCCTACCGAGGGCGCAATGTAATCGGGCCGTTGAAACAGTTTTCCGCTGTGATCGGCCCCAACGGGTCAG GTAAATCGAACTTCATGGACGCAATTAGCTTCGTGATGGGCGAGAAAACCAACAGCCTGCGCGTCCGGAAGCTGCCCGAACTGATTCACGGTGCCTCGATTGGGCGCCCCATTTCGAACCGGGCCTCCGTTACGGCTAAGTTTAtcataacaaacaacaatctggagcaggaagagaaaaattttCAGCGCTCCGTCATTAGCTCCTCGTCCGAGTACCGGATAAACGATAGTGTGGTGCCACCGGCCGTCTACCTGCAGGAGCTCGAAAAGATCGGCATCAATGTGAAGGCGAAGAATTTCCTGGTGTTCCAGGGGGCGGTAGAGAGCATTGCGATGAAGAACGCCAAAGAGCGGACGGCACTGTTCGAGGAGATTAGCGGTTCGGGTTTGATGAAAGACGACTACAACCGGCTGAAGCACGAAATGCAGTCGGCCGAGGAAGAAACTCAGTTTACGTACCAGAAAAAGAAGGGCATCGCTGCCGAGCGGAAGGAGGCAAAGCTCGAGAAGCAGGAAGCCGATCGGTACGCCCGGCTGAAGCAGGAGTACGCCGAAAAGCAGGTCAACTATCAGTTGTTCCGTTTGTACTACAACGAGAAAGAGTCACGCCGCTTAACCGAGGATCTGGTCAGCAAACAGCAGGAGCTGGGCATCATCGAGAAGCGCAAGGAGGAGGCGGACGAAattttgaaggaaaagaaaaaggaagtCGGCAAAATGACGCgtgaaatggcgaaaaaagaGCAGGAGATACGGGACGTGGAGAGCGAGATGAGCAAGAAGCATCCGATGTTTATCAAGGCAAAGGAAAAGGTTGCCCACACGCAAAAGAAGCTGGACGGGGCGATGAAAACTTTGGAGCAGGCACGGCGCGCCGACGAAGCTCACCAGTCGGACATCAAAAAGCTGGAGGACGAGCTGCACGAGATTGAGGCAAAGATGGCCGCGTTCGAAAACGAGATGGCGGGCGAGTCGAAGAAGCGCGGCACGAACGTGCATCTGGAGCAAAACCTGATACAAGAGTACGACCGGTTGAAGCAGAAGGCCGACGCGATGGCCGGCAAGTATCTGATCAATCTAGATTCCGTCAATCGGGAGCAAAAGTCCGACCAGGATCTGCTGGACAGTGAGATAAACAAAAAGGCACAGATCGAGGAGAACTATAAGCGCAACGAGTCGGAAAAGAACGAAGTGCTCAAGCGACAGGAGAAGCTGATCGATCACATAAAGTCGAGCAAGTTGGCGCTCGAGGAACAGAACCGCCTGAAGGCAGAGCTGAGCCAGGACGTTGGCTCCTCAAAGGAGCGCATCCTGGAGCTGCAAAGTGAGTTAGAGAATGTGCGCGAACAGTTGGGCGATGCTAAGATTGACAAGCACGAGGACGCacgacgaaaaaagaaacaggagGTGGTGGAGCTGTTCAACCAGGAAGTGCCCGGCGTGTACGATCGGATGATCAACATGTGCCAGCCGACGCACAAGCGGTACAACGTGGCCGTCACGAAGGTGCTCGGCAAGTACATGGAAGCCATCATCGTGGACACGGAGAAAACGGCCCGACGCTGCATTCAGATACTCAAGGAAAAAATGTTGGACGTCGAAACGTTTCTACCGCTTGACTATTTGCAGAAAAAACCGCTAAAAGAGCGTCTCCG AAACATTGAAGAACCGCGCAACGTGAAGCTGATCTACGATGTGCTGAAATTCAACCCACCGGAAATAGAACCAGCCGTCCTGTTCGCCACCAATAACGCGCTGGTGTGCGAAACTCCGGATGACGCAATGAAGGTGGCGTACGAAATTGACCGCAGCCGGTACGATGCACTGGCGCTCGATGGTACGTTCTATCAGAAGTCCGGCATCATTTCCGGCGGCAGCCACGATCTCGCACGCAAGGCCAAGCGCTGGGACGAGAAGCACATGGAGCAGTTGAAGCtgcagaaggaaaaaatcaCCGAAGAATTGAAGGAGGTGATGAAAAAAACGCGCCGCCAAGGTGAATTGACGACGGTCGAGAGCCAGATCCGGGGGCTGGAGAATCGGCTAAAGTACGGTCAGAATGATTTGGAAACGTCGAAGAAAAGTTTGAAGGAGTACGATAAGAAGCTGGAAAATTTCACCCGCGAACTGGACCAAATCGGGCCGAAGATCAGCGAGATCGAGCGTAGAATGCAGCAGCGCGACGACAAGATTCAGGACATCAAGGAAAGTATGAACAACGTGGAGGACGACGTGTATGCCGAGTTTTGCGCGCGCATCGGCGTGGCTAACATTCGCCAGTTCGAGGAGCGTGAGCTAGTGCTGCAGCAGGAGCGCGCGAAGAAGCGTGCCGAGTACGAGCAGCAGATCGATCgtatcaacaacaacctgGAGTTCGAGCGCTCGAAGGACACGTCGAAAAACGTGCAACGCTGGGAGCGCGCCGTCCAGGACGACGAAGATTCGCTGGAAACGTTCAAGCAAGCCGAGGCACGGCAGCGTCAGGAAATTGAGAAAGATAAGACCAGAATCGAGCAAATGAAGCAGGAAAAGGCAGCCCACAAAGTCGCGGTCGATCGCACGGAGGAGGACATGGCGAAAGCGCGCCGGGACGTGCAGACACTGGCCAAGGAGCTGGCCGCCATACACCAGGGCATTACGAACATTGAGTCCAAGATTGAGACGATGAAGAACAAGCGGCACAACATACTCATGCAAGCGAAAATGGATGCCATCGAGATACCGCTGACGCGGGGCAGCATGGACGATATcggtcaacagcagcaatcgcagcaGCAAGGGCAGGGCACCGAGaacccatcgtcgtcggacacGAGCACCGTAGGCGGTGGAAGCCAAGCgtacgagcgagagagccgcATCGAGATCGACTACCAGCTGCTGCCGAACAACGTAAAGAATCTGGCGGATGCGGATCAGATAAAAAAGTTCGGTGACTCCCTGTCGAACGAGCTGAAGGCGAAACTGGACACTCTGGAGAAAATACAAACACCGAACATGAAAGCCCTACAAAAGCTGGACCGTGTCACGGAGAAGATTCAGTCCACCAACGAAGAGTTTGAAGCTGCGCGCAAGAAAGCCAAAAAGGCGAAGGCCGCGTTCGAGAAGGTTAAAAACGATCGGTGCACACTGTTCACGAACTGCTGCAACCACATTTCGGACGCGATCGACAGCATCTACAAGCAGCTGGCTAGAAATGATTCCGCTCAGGCGTACCTCGGCCCGGACAATCCCGAGGAACCGTATTTGGATGGTATCAATTACAATTGTGTGGCCCCCGGCAAGCGGTTCCAACCGATGAGTAATCTGAGTGGTGGAGAAAAGACCATCGCTGCACTGGCGCTTCTGTTCGCCATCCACAGCTTCCAGCCGGCACCGTTCTTCGTGCTGGACGAAATCGACGCAGCGCTTGACAATACGAACATCGGAAAGGTGGCATCCTACATTCGCGAGAAGACAAGCAACCTGCAAACAATCGTCATTTCGCTGAAGGAAGAATTCTACAGCCACGCGGACGTGCTGATCGGCATCTGTCCCCAGCCGGCCGATTGCCTCGTGTCGCAAACGTTGATCTTTGATCTCGAACAGTTCGAGGGTCGTGGGCAGTAG
- the LOC131211109 gene encoding mitogen-activated protein kinase kinase kinase 7 — protein MSSREMNRMNSVLPPFVATIDINQIDHIATVGKGSFGTVIKAKWRSPYGDKFVAVKYIEDISEQHAFITEVSHLSRVAHPNIIELYGACTEKPHVCLVMEYAEGGSLHKVLHSRPRPIYTAAHAMSWARQCAEGVAYLHDMTPRPMIHRDLKPPNLLLVNNGTVLKICDFGTVTDKSTLMTNNKGSAAWMAPEVFEGSKYTEKCDVFSWGIILWEVIAREQPFKHIDTSFAIMWRVHQGRRPPLIEGCPKPIEQLMVRCWSQDPNQRPPMKEVVSVMNGLCKMFDGENEPIGEDILSDDEEESYRMDYHIDSNLSEGTNCGTDSNNSSRETITNRNSIIQRISAPPAKGSPRMPAVVLPPISVDVIPYDVPMELENSRLSSANSQGVEGITVTKCTNGPLDTVSSINRSINYASSSVSGADIREPSGAGHRPAPSVMLQQTAPDMEAGEHPTRDDGGEDEDDGRGSTNVPNSKQNETALDDTLYSILDQNLRPLTPVPNNPLSEQIHNEHKVLVQKYFEFETQIVTSMAQREMLQSNMHPEELQLKKAYIKRLEEREALLKFKANLQKQLNEKNRQQQARQSQQQQHHHHPSAPSPLHRQESDSEWVIIQSPDSRPKTESHH, from the exons ATGTCATCGAGGGAGATGAACAGAATGAATAGCGTTCTGCCGCCGTTCGTAGCCACGATTGACATCAACCAAATTGATCATATTGCC ACCGTGGGGAAAGGGTCGTTCGGTACGGTGATCAAAGCGAAGTGGAGATCGCCGTACGGCGACAAATTCGTCGCCGTCAAGTACATCGAAGACATCTCGGAACAGCATGCGTTCATCACGGAGGTGAGCCACCTTTCACGCGTGGCCCACCCCAACATCATCGAACTTTACGGTGCGTGCACGGAAAAGCCCCACGTGTGCCTCGTGATGGAGTACGCCGAAGGTGGCTCCCTGCACAAAGTACTCCACAGTCGTCCCCGACCGATCTACACAGCAGCACACGCCATGAGCTGGGCGCGCCAGTGTGCGGAG GGCGTGGCTTATCTACACGATATGACACCGCGACCAATGATTCACCGGGATTTGAAGCCTCCGAACCTGCTGCTAGTCAACAATGGGACGGTGCTGAAAATTTGCGACTTCGGCACGGTCACGGACAAATCAACGCTGATGACGAACAACAAGGGAAGTGCCGCCTGGATGGCGCCGGAAGTGTTCGAAGGTTCAAAATACACGGAAAAATGTGACGTATTCAGCTGGGGCATCATCCTGTGGGAGGTGATAGCACGGGAGCAACCGTTCAAGCACATCGATACCTCGTTCGCGATCATGTGGCGCGTGCATCagggccgccggccaccactGATCGAGGGCTGCCCCAAACCGATCGAGCAGCTGATGGTACGGTGCTGGAGCCAAGACCCGAaccagcggccaccgatgaAGGAGGTCGTGAGCGTAATGAACGGTCTCTGCAAGATGTTTGACGGCGAAAACGAACCGATCGGGGAGGATATTCTGTCGGATGATGAG GAGGAGTCGTACAGGATGGATTATCACATCGACAGCAACCTGTCCGAGGGTACAAACTGTGGCACCGATTCGAACAACAGTAGTCGCGAAACGATCACCAACAGGAATTCAATCATACAACGAATATCCGCACCACCCGCCAAGGGTAGTCCCCGGATGCCAGCGGTAGTGTTACCGCCCATCTCGGTCGATGTTATTCCG TACGATGTGCCCATGGAACTGGAAAATTCTAGGCTGTCCTCAG CCAACAGCCAAGGAGTCGAAGGAATAACCGTTACGAAATGCACCAACGGGCCACTGGACACCGTGAGCAGCATCAACCGATCGATAAATTACGCCAGCAGTTCGGTGTCCGGTGCAGACATACGGGAACCAAGCGGGGCCGGACACAGGCCAGCTCCGTCCGTAATGCTTCAACAAACTGCACCGGACATGGAAGCCGGCGAGCATCCCACCAGGGACGACGGTGgggaggacgaggacgatggaaGAGGATCCACGAATGTGCCAAATAGTAAACAGAACGAGACAGCCCTTGACGATACACTGTACAGTATTCTAGACCAAAATCTACGACCGCTAACGCCGGTGCCAAACAATCCTCTCTCAGAGCAGATACACAACGAGCACAAAGTGTTGGTTCAAAAGTATTTCGAG TTTGAAACACAAATCGTGACCAGCATGGCGCAGCGAGAAATGCTGCAAAGTAACATGCATCCGGAGGAGTTACAGTTGAAAAAAGCGTACATAAAGCGGCTCGAGGAACGG GAGGCGCTGCTTAAGTTTAAGGCGAACCTACAGAAGCAgctgaatgaaaaaaatcgacaacagCAGGCGAGGCagagccagcagcaacagcatcatcatcatccgtcggCACCGTCACCTCTGCACCGACAGGAGTCAGATTCGGAATGGGTGATCATACAGTCGCCCGATTCCAGACCAAAGACAGAAAGCCATCATTGA